Proteins encoded in a region of the Schaalia hyovaginalis genome:
- a CDS encoding integrase core domain-containing protein, whose product MSIAYNEKLTDYGIKPSTGTVGDSYDNALAETVNGLYKSELIYSQSWASLMDVEFATLNRAHWYNTQRLHKAIDYHTPTEIKQIYYAKRTTNTPEPIATT is encoded by the coding sequence GTGTCTATCGCTTATAACGAGAAGCTTACTGATTACGGGATCAAGCCTTCTACCGGCACGGTTGGCGATAGCTACGACAACGCGCTAGCCGAAACAGTTAATGGGCTGTACAAGAGCGAGCTGATCTATAGTCAATCATGGGCGTCACTCATGGATGTCGAATTCGCCACCCTGAACCGGGCGCACTGGTACAACACACAACGCCTACACAAGGCAATCGACTACCACACACCAACAGAAATAAAGCAAATCTATTACGCTAAACGAACTACCAACACACCAGAGCCAATAGCAACAACATAA
- a CDS encoding IS3 family transposase gives MYGGRKMWHAIRREGWDSGRDRIARLMRQAGLCGTRVADHRSRRTQLIARICARI, from the coding sequence GTGTATGGGGGTCGTAAAATGTGGCACGCGATCAGACGCGAGGGCTGGGATAGTGGACGTGATCGCATAGCGAGGTTGATGCGTCAAGCCGGGCTTTGCGGTACGAGGGTGGCAGATCACCGATCACGACGAACCCAGCTCATAGCCCGGATATGCGCCCGGATTTAG
- a CDS encoding DDE-type integrase/transposase/recombinase, with protein sequence MRPDLVNRRFKASRPHELWVADITYVRTLSGFVYTAFVTDVVSRKIVGWATRSSMKTEALPLQALEQAIA encoded by the coding sequence ATGCGCCCGGATTTAGTGAATCGCCGCTTCAAGGCCAGTAGGCCCCATGAGCTGTGGGTCGCTGATATTACCTATGTGCGAACCCTATCCGGCTTCGTGTACACAGCCTTCGTGACCGACGTCGTCAGCCGTAAGATCGTGGGCTGGGCAACCAGATCAAGTATGAAAACCGAGGCACTACCGCTACAAGCACTAGAGCAGGCCATAGCATGA